One genomic segment of Motacilla alba alba isolate MOTALB_02 chromosome 1A, Motacilla_alba_V1.0_pri, whole genome shotgun sequence includes these proteins:
- the EIF3L gene encoding eukaryotic translation initiation factor 3 subunit L — translation MAYPGEDYDNEAAYDPYAYSNDYDMHTGDPKQDLAYERQYEQQTYQVIPEVIKNFIQYFHKTVSDLIDQKVYELQASRVSSDVIDQKVYEIQDIYENSWTKLTERFFKNTPWPEAEAIAPQVGNDAVFLILYKELYYRHIYAKVSGGPTLEQRFESYYNYCNLFNYILNADGPAPLELPNQWLWDIIDEFIYQFQSFSQYRCKTAKKSEEEIDFLRSNPKIWNVHSVLNVLHSLVDKSNINRQLEVYTSGGDPESVAGEYGRHSLYKMLGYFSLVGLLRLHSLLGDYYQAIKVLENIELNKKSMYSRVPECQVTTYYYVGFAYLMMRRYQDAIRVFANILLYIQRTKSMFQRTTYKYEMINKQNEQMHALLAIALTMYPMRIDESIHLQLREKYGDKMLRMQKGDAQVYEELFSYACPKFLSPVVPNYDNVHPNYHKEPFLQQLKVFADEVQQQAQLSTIRSFLKLYTTMPVAKLAGFLDLTEQEFRIQLLVFKHKMKNLVWTSGISALDGEFQSASEVDFYIDKDMIHIADTKVARRYGDFFIRQIHKFEELNRTLKKMGQRP, via the exons ATGGCCTACCCGGGGGAGGACTACGACAACGAG GCTGCCTACGACCCCTACGCGTACTCCAACGACTATGATATGCACACGG GAGACCCCAAGCAAGACCTGGCCTACGAGCGCCAGTATGAACAGCAGACCTACCAGGTGATCCCCGAAGTGATCAAAAACTTCATTCAGTATTTTCACAAGACGGTGTCAGATCTCATTGACCAGAAGGTGTACGAGCTCCAGGCCAGCCGTGTTTCCAGTGATGTTATTGACCAGAAGGTGTACGAGATCCAGGATATTTATGAGAACAG CTGGACAAAACTGACAGAAAGGTTTTTTAAGAACACTCCATGGCCAGAGGCTGAGGCCATTGCTCCTCAGGTTGGAAATG ATGCAGTTTTCCTGATCCTATACAAGGAGCTGTACTACAGGCACATCTACGCCAAAGTCAGC GGGGGGCCCACGCTGGAGCAGAGATTTGAGTCCTATTACAATTACTGCAATCTCTTCAACTACATCCTCA ATGCTGATGGCCCTGCTCCTCTGGAACTGCCCAACCAGTGGCTCTGGGATATCATTGATGAATTCATATACCAG TTCCAGTCTTTCAGCCAGTACCGCTGTAAAACAGCCAAAAAGTCTGAAGAGGAAATTGATTTCCTTCGTTCCAACCCCAAGATCTGGAATGTCCACAGTGTCCTTAATGTGCTGCACTCTCTGGTCGACAAATCCAACATCAACCGACAGCTGGAGGTCTATACGAGTGGAG GTGACCCTGAAAGTGTGGCTGGTGAATATGGGCGCCACTCCCTGTACAAGATGCTGGGCTATTTCAGCCTGGTTGGGCTGCTGCGTCTGCACTCTCTGCTGGGAGATTACTACCAAGCCATCAAGGTGCTGGAGAACATTGAGCTCAACAAGAAG AGCATGTACTCCAGGGTGCCTGAGTGCCAGGTGACCACCTATTACTATGTGGGCTTCGCTTACCTTATGATGCGGCGTTACCAGGATGCCATCCGTGTGTTTGCCAACATCCTCCTCTACATCCAGAGGACAAAGAGCATGTTTCAGAGGACGACCTACAAGTATGAGATG ATCAACAAGCAGAACGAGCAGATGCACGCGCTGCTGGCCATCGCCCTCACCATGTACCCCATGCGCATAGACGAGAGCATCCACCTGCAGCTGCGCGAGAAGTACGGCGACAAGATGCTACGCATGCAGAAGGGCGACGCGCAGGTCTATGAGGAGCTCTTCAGTTACGCTTGCCCCAAGTTCCTCTCCCCTGTGGTGCCCAATTATGACAACGTGCACCCCAACTACCACAAGGAGCCCTTCTTGCAGCAGCTCAAGGTCTTCGCTGATGAAGTTCAGCAGCAGGCCCAGCTCTCAACCATCCGTAGCTTCCTCAAGCTCTACACCACCATGCCTGTGGCAAAGCTGGCCGGCTTCTTAGACCTCACAGAGCAGGAGTTCCGTATCCAGCTGCTCGTCTTCAAGCACAAGATGAAGAACCTGGTATGGACCAGTGGCATATCTGCCCTGGATGGAGAGTTCCAGTCTGCCTCTGAGGTTGACTTCTATATTGACAAG GACATGATCCATATTGCAGACACAAAGGTCGCTCGTCGCTACGGGGACTTCTTCATCCGCCAGATCCACAAGTTCGAGGAG CTGAACCGAACATTGAAGAAGATGGGCCAGAGACCCTAA
- the ANKRD54 gene encoding ankyrin repeat domain-containing protein 54 isoform X1, protein MEGGGGAEGAPGAGPGPGPGPGAGSEPGPESEPEPQPRIALPPLGPGAPLGYLHVLWQREEPAGKIPARRLRRAARLHRRLGPTGKEAHALKRLREAANSNDLDTVQQLLEDGTDPCAADDKGRTALHFASCNGNDHIVQLLLDHGADPNQRDGLGNTPLHLAACTNHVPVITTLLRGGARVDALDRAGRTPLHLAKSKLNILQEGFSHSLEAVRLEVKQIIQMLREYLDRLGRHEQKEQLDDLCSRLQMTSTKEQVDEVTDLLASFTSLSLQMQKMDNSHSCPD, encoded by the exons ATGGAGGGCGGCGGTGGGGCTGAGGGCGCGCCTggtgcggggccggggccggggccggggccgggagcggggtCAGAGCCGGGACCGGAGTCGGAGCCGGAGCCACAGCCGCGCATCGCGCTGCCTCCACTAGGACCGGGCGCACCCCTCGGTTACCTACACGTCCTGTGGCAGCGGGAGGAGCCCGCGGGCAAGATCCCGGCCCGCCGCCTGCGCAGGGCCGCCCGCCTCCACCGCCGGCTGGGGCCGACGGGCAAGGAGGCGCACG CTCTGAAGAGGCTGCGCGAAGCCGCCAATAGCAATGATTTGGACACAG TGCAGCAACTCCTGGAGGATGGAACTGATCCCTGTGCTGCAGACGACAAAGGCCGGACAGCCCTGCACTTTGCCTCCTGCAATGGCAACGATCACATCG TCCAACTGCTTCTGGACCATGGGGCTGACCCAAACCAGAGAGATGGGCTGGGCAATACTCCCTTGCACTTGG ctgcctgcacGAACCACGTTCCTGTCATCACCACGCTGCTTCGCGGAG GGGCCAGAGTTGATGCCTTGGATCGAGCTGGCAGAACCCCACTGCACCTCGCTAAGTCAAAGCTGAATATCCTGCAGGAAGGATTCTCCCACAGCCTGGAGGCTGTACGCCTTGAAGTGAAACAG ATTATCCAGATGTTGCGGGAATACCTGGACCGTCTGGGGAGGCATGAGCAAAAGGAACAGCTGGATGACCTCTGCTCCAGGCTACAGATGACTAGCACAAAGGAGCAG GTGGATGAGGTTACAGACCTCCTGGCCAGCTTCACGTCACTCAGCCTGCAGATGCAGAAGATGGACAACAG ccattCCTGCCCAGACTGA
- the ANKRD54 gene encoding ankyrin repeat domain-containing protein 54 isoform X2: MEGGGGAEGAPGAGPGPGPGPGAGSEPGPESEPEPQPRIALPPLGPGAPLGYLHVLWQREEPAGKIPARRLRRAARLHRRLGPTGKEAHALKRLREAANSNDLDTVQQLLEDGTDPCAADDKGRTALHFASCNGNDHIVQLLLDHGADPNQRDGLGNTPLHLAACTNHVPVITTLLRGGARVDALDRAGRTPLHLAKSKLNILQEGFSHSLEAVRLEVKQIIQMLREYLDRLGRHEQKEQLDDLCSRLQMTSTKEQVDEVTDLLASFTSLSLQMQKMDNR, from the exons ATGGAGGGCGGCGGTGGGGCTGAGGGCGCGCCTggtgcggggccggggccggggccggggccgggagcggggtCAGAGCCGGGACCGGAGTCGGAGCCGGAGCCACAGCCGCGCATCGCGCTGCCTCCACTAGGACCGGGCGCACCCCTCGGTTACCTACACGTCCTGTGGCAGCGGGAGGAGCCCGCGGGCAAGATCCCGGCCCGCCGCCTGCGCAGGGCCGCCCGCCTCCACCGCCGGCTGGGGCCGACGGGCAAGGAGGCGCACG CTCTGAAGAGGCTGCGCGAAGCCGCCAATAGCAATGATTTGGACACAG TGCAGCAACTCCTGGAGGATGGAACTGATCCCTGTGCTGCAGACGACAAAGGCCGGACAGCCCTGCACTTTGCCTCCTGCAATGGCAACGATCACATCG TCCAACTGCTTCTGGACCATGGGGCTGACCCAAACCAGAGAGATGGGCTGGGCAATACTCCCTTGCACTTGG ctgcctgcacGAACCACGTTCCTGTCATCACCACGCTGCTTCGCGGAG GGGCCAGAGTTGATGCCTTGGATCGAGCTGGCAGAACCCCACTGCACCTCGCTAAGTCAAAGCTGAATATCCTGCAGGAAGGATTCTCCCACAGCCTGGAGGCTGTACGCCTTGAAGTGAAACAG ATTATCCAGATGTTGCGGGAATACCTGGACCGTCTGGGGAGGCATGAGCAAAAGGAACAGCTGGATGACCTCTGCTCCAGGCTACAGATGACTAGCACAAAGGAGCAG GTGGATGAGGTTACAGACCTCCTGGCCAGCTTCACGTCACTCAGCCTGCAGATGCAGAAGATGGACAACAGGTAA